One region of Limnospira fusiformis SAG 85.79 genomic DNA includes:
- a CDS encoding CIS tube protein — protein MTKENSWLSNLAKDVATSTADIALLQGAARYDKIRDQQYLALETRKESAASSLYQRSGLKSGKLVKAALIPRSGEGAKIIRFQFNPTDLQLSRSVSIEDIKGARTSRGLPKVNFGFVEPYQLTLTDLVFDTYETGENVLNKIQPILDTVDFSSFKDPFSKEGGYSERLVKASVTNTVIQSAVSSLSSNLLGVNANAMEVAEYGGGDIDTQALELRRPPVYYLMWGDKNYMRCMVESLDYKLTMFKPDGTPVRARVTIKLKEVDLGVADRSFSERRKIISK, from the coding sequence ATGACAAAAGAGAATTCATGGCTCAGTAATTTGGCTAAGGATGTCGCGACAAGTACAGCCGATATTGCCTTGCTTCAAGGAGCAGCTAGATATGACAAAATTCGAGATCAGCAGTATTTAGCTCTAGAGACAAGGAAAGAGTCTGCCGCCAGTTCTCTTTATCAAAGATCTGGGTTAAAAAGTGGTAAATTGGTCAAAGCTGCTCTGATTCCTAGAAGTGGAGAAGGCGCTAAAATTATCAGGTTCCAGTTTAACCCTACAGACTTGCAGTTAAGTAGGTCTGTTTCGATTGAAGATATCAAGGGAGCGCGGACAAGTAGAGGTTTACCGAAGGTGAACTTTGGTTTTGTAGAACCCTACCAATTGACGTTAACTGATCTGGTGTTTGATACCTATGAAACCGGCGAAAATGTATTGAATAAAATCCAGCCTATTCTGGATACTGTAGACTTCAGTTCTTTTAAAGATCCATTTAGTAAAGAAGGCGGCTACAGTGAAAGATTGGTCAAAGCTAGTGTTACTAATACTGTAATTCAATCGGCTGTATCTAGCCTGTCTAGTAACTTGTTAGGGGTGAATGCGAATGCCATGGAGGTGGCTGAATATGGTGGGGGAGATATTGACACACAAGCCCTAGAGCTGCGACGACCCCCGGTTTACTACTTAATGTGGGGGGATAAAAATTATATGCGTTGTATGGTGGAAAGTTTAGATTATAAATTGACGATGTTTAAACCAGATGGTACACCAGTACGCGCCCGAGTGACGATTAAGCTGAAAGAAGTGGATCTGGGGGTTGCCGATCGCAGTTTTAGTGAGCGTCGTAAAATTATCAGTAAATAA
- a CDS encoding VgrG-related protein produces MASDRSLYVSSPLLQIEGADQSSLSALMNDLLQISVEESLHLPGMFTLAINNPYVPVDDESQTWQHDPLLQIGKKVKIGFQGSTTESPEFNQEQKDYIIEGEITAIETHFTSDTQAPIIVRGYDISHRLHRGRYNRSFQDYTDSDIVVKIAREVGIEQGRIDPSGDKQAYVFQENQTNMEFLRDRAARIGFELFVQDGKLFFRRPQGGDILRLKWLKDFESFRVRVTSAEQVDSVEVRSWDYTRKQPIVSVADRSEKITQIEGNSQEGWSSQFQRRSSGGAPLTTGLFGSNFPPPKMIVVDQPVSSPKAADLMAQALYNELEGEFVQADSHAPGNPNIRVGKVVELTGMGRYSGRYYITETRHLYQEGRYSTEFSVRGLRGGSILTTLSPKIGLKPGQTHLVGIVTHNYDPEGLGRVRVKFPTLTPEGDGSAHASAWARVVGLGAGRNRGFYCLPEINDEVLVAFEHGDIHRPYCIGGVWNGKDSPPDPVEETISNRGKVRLRSFTTPSGHKIQFVEEDLSRTSQDGVYIQTSGGHQIRLNDSDRSIEIVTSGHQRIRIDDRTRKIDIQTANVNVTGAVTAAALMVGGTGGMNVADAIANLAAQQQQQQQQFQDYVRTQEARDRSQNQTTAALNNQLQQQQQNFQNFLNQQNQLDQQENITTEELRRQVQEAQAQARNMRF; encoded by the coding sequence ATGGCAAGCGATCGCAGTCTGTATGTTTCCAGTCCTCTGTTGCAAATTGAAGGAGCCGACCAATCATCCCTGTCGGCTTTAATGAATGATTTGCTGCAAATTTCGGTAGAAGAGAGTTTGCACCTACCTGGGATGTTCACACTGGCTATCAATAATCCCTACGTTCCGGTAGATGACGAAAGCCAAACATGGCAACACGATCCCCTCCTACAAATTGGCAAAAAAGTCAAGATTGGTTTTCAAGGTAGCACAACGGAGTCCCCAGAATTCAACCAAGAACAAAAAGACTACATTATCGAAGGCGAAATTACCGCGATTGAAACCCACTTTACCAGCGACACCCAAGCACCGATTATAGTTCGGGGTTATGACATTTCCCATCGTCTGCACCGAGGGCGTTATAACCGTTCTTTCCAGGACTATACCGATAGTGATATAGTTGTCAAAATCGCGAGAGAAGTGGGAATTGAGCAAGGGAGAATCGATCCGAGCGGAGATAAACAAGCCTACGTTTTTCAGGAAAACCAGACCAATATGGAATTCCTGCGGGACAGAGCGGCTAGAATTGGATTTGAATTATTTGTTCAAGATGGGAAACTATTTTTCCGTCGCCCCCAGGGAGGGGATATTTTGAGACTGAAATGGCTAAAAGACTTTGAAAGTTTTCGAGTCCGAGTCACCAGTGCGGAACAGGTTGACTCAGTGGAAGTGCGAAGCTGGGATTATACTAGAAAACAGCCGATTGTCTCGGTAGCCGATCGCTCGGAAAAAATCACTCAAATCGAGGGTAATTCCCAGGAGGGGTGGTCGAGTCAGTTTCAACGGAGGTCATCAGGTGGCGCTCCCTTAACCACGGGACTTTTTGGCAGCAACTTCCCGCCGCCGAAAATGATTGTTGTAGATCAGCCTGTTTCCAGTCCCAAAGCGGCGGACTTGATGGCTCAAGCCCTCTATAACGAACTCGAGGGAGAATTTGTGCAAGCCGACTCCCATGCTCCGGGAAACCCGAATATTCGGGTAGGGAAAGTGGTGGAATTAACTGGAATGGGGCGTTATAGCGGTAGATATTACATTACCGAAACCCGCCACCTGTATCAAGAAGGGAGATACAGCACGGAATTTAGTGTGAGGGGGTTACGGGGCGGTTCAATTTTGACAACCCTTTCCCCCAAAATAGGTTTGAAACCGGGGCAAACCCATCTAGTGGGTATTGTTACTCATAACTATGACCCAGAGGGTCTTGGGCGTGTGCGAGTGAAATTTCCGACCCTGACCCCAGAAGGGGACGGGAGCGCCCACGCCAGCGCCTGGGCTAGGGTTGTGGGTCTTGGTGCTGGACGAAACCGAGGCTTTTACTGTCTCCCAGAAATTAATGATGAGGTGCTAGTGGCTTTTGAACATGGAGATATCCACCGTCCATACTGCATTGGTGGGGTATGGAACGGCAAGGATAGTCCCCCAGACCCGGTTGAGGAGACTATTTCTAATCGGGGGAAAGTGCGGCTGCGAAGTTTCACTACTCCCAGCGGCCATAAAATCCAGTTTGTGGAGGAGGATCTAAGTCGGACTAGCCAGGATGGGGTGTATATTCAAACCAGTGGCGGTCATCAAATTAGGCTTAATGATAGCGATCGCAGTATAGAGATAGTGACATCTGGCCATCAGCGCATCCGCATTGATGATCGTACCCGCAAAATTGACATTCAAACTGCTAACGTCAACGTGACCGGAGCTGTAACAGCCGCGGCTTTAATGGTCGGCGGGACGGGGGGGATGAATGTGGCCGATGCGATCGCTAATTTGGCGGCGCAGCAACAACAGCAACAACAGCAGTTTCAGGATTATGTTAGAACCCAAGAGGCGCGCGACCGCAGCCAAAACCAAACCACCGCCGCCCTCAACAACCAGCTTCAGCAACAGCAGCAGAACTTCCAGAACTTCCTCAACCAACAAAACCAGCTAGACCAACAGGAAAACATAACCACAGAGGAACTCAGACGACAAGTACAGGAGGCGCAAGCACAGGCTAGGAATATGAGGTTTTGA
- a CDS encoding TrmH family RNA methyltransferase, producing MLTSLQNPLVKQIRQLHTAKARREEGLFILEGTHLIEAACAVNWEIITLCCTPQWQERHPELWELAVKTADRTEQVSDRLIVAMTTTVNPDGVVAIARRQDQTPVPITSLGLVLETVQDPGNLGTMIRTATAAGVEGLWLSSDSVDPTHPKVLRASAGAWFEVPIAVHSDLITQLSNSQKQGIQVVATRADASLSYWEIDLRQPTAIVLGNEGSGLSPDLNSLADYHIRVPLLGNVESLNVAICAALILYEAQRQRLDT from the coding sequence ATGCTAACCAGCCTACAAAACCCCTTAGTTAAGCAAATTCGCCAGTTACATACAGCCAAAGCCAGACGAGAGGAGGGACTATTCATCCTAGAAGGAACCCACCTAATAGAGGCGGCTTGTGCTGTGAATTGGGAGATCATCACCCTTTGCTGTACCCCCCAATGGCAGGAACGTCACCCGGAACTGTGGGAATTGGCAGTAAAAACGGCAGATCGCACTGAACAGGTGAGCGATCGCCTGATAGTAGCCATGACCACCACAGTCAACCCTGACGGAGTAGTAGCGATCGCCCGCCGCCAAGACCAAACCCCAGTTCCCATCACCAGTTTAGGCCTAGTCCTAGAAACCGTGCAAGATCCTGGCAACCTAGGAACCATGATCCGTACAGCCACAGCCGCCGGAGTTGAGGGATTATGGTTAAGTAGTGATAGCGTTGACCCAACCCATCCCAAAGTCCTCCGCGCCTCTGCTGGTGCTTGGTTTGAGGTTCCCATAGCCGTCCATTCCGACCTGATCACCCAACTAAGCAATAGTCAGAAACAGGGTATACAAGTTGTAGCCACCCGCGCGGACGCTTCCCTAAGCTACTGGGAAATTGACTTGCGCCAACCTACAGCGATCGTCTTGGGAAATGAGGGTTCTGGCTTATCCCCAGATTTAAACAGCCTCGCTGACTATCATATTAGGGTCCCTCTGTTGGGGAATGTTGAATCTCTGAATGTGGCTATTTGTGCAGCCTTGATATTATATGAAGCGCAGCGTCAACGACTCGACACTTAA
- the lpxD gene encoding UDP-3-O-(3-hydroxymyristoyl)glucosamine N-acyltransferase: MKFSDLLQQLKDGVVSDSLELSDRTDPVIHGVAAIDEAQAGTLSYIEGQKFAHYLATTKADAVILPVDEALQAQAIAKGLAWMSTESPRLLFARAIALFYQPYHPRPEIHPIATIAPDVKLGSRVHIGPHVVIRSGAKIGDDVCIHPNVVIYPQVKIGDRTILHANCTIHERTEIGADCTIHSGAVIGAEGFGFVPTPDGWLKMEQSGITVLENGVSVGCNSTIDRPAVGETRIGSQTKLDNLVHIGHGCKIGSGCAFAAQVGLAGGVTVGDRVILAGQVGIANQAKIGNGAIATAQAGIHSDVKPGAIVSDSPAIDNKLYLKNSAIRKRLPEIYQTLKHIQRHLGLDQ, encoded by the coding sequence ATGAAATTTAGTGATCTCCTACAGCAATTAAAAGATGGAGTAGTTAGCGACAGTCTCGAATTGAGCGATCGCACAGATCCCGTTATTCATGGTGTAGCAGCCATTGATGAGGCTCAGGCTGGTACTCTCAGTTATATCGAAGGACAAAAGTTTGCCCATTATTTGGCTACCACGAAAGCTGATGCGGTGATTTTGCCTGTTGATGAGGCTTTACAAGCTCAAGCGATCGCAAAAGGACTAGCTTGGATGTCCACAGAATCCCCACGTTTACTATTTGCGAGGGCGATCGCCTTATTTTATCAACCCTATCATCCTAGGCCGGAAATTCACCCCATAGCAACCATTGCACCTGATGTTAAACTCGGTTCCCGTGTGCATATTGGTCCCCATGTAGTGATTCGGTCTGGGGCGAAAATCGGCGATGATGTCTGTATTCATCCCAATGTGGTCATTTATCCCCAAGTTAAAATTGGCGATCGCACAATACTCCATGCTAACTGTACTATCCACGAACGTACTGAGATTGGCGCAGATTGCACTATTCATAGTGGCGCAGTCATTGGCGCTGAAGGTTTTGGCTTTGTCCCCACCCCAGACGGTTGGCTAAAAATGGAACAATCAGGAATTACGGTACTTGAAAATGGCGTGAGTGTAGGTTGTAACAGCACCATAGACCGTCCAGCCGTCGGAGAAACTCGTATCGGGAGCCAGACCAAATTAGATAATTTAGTCCATATTGGTCATGGCTGTAAGATTGGTTCTGGTTGTGCTTTCGCCGCGCAAGTCGGGTTAGCTGGTGGTGTCACTGTTGGCGATCGCGTTATTCTCGCCGGTCAGGTGGGAATTGCTAATCAAGCTAAAATTGGTAATGGTGCGATCGCTACCGCGCAAGCTGGTATTCACAGCGATGTTAAACCAGGCGCTATTGTCTCAGACTCCCCAGCCATTGACAATAAACTTTATCTGAAAAATTCCGCCATTCGTAAACGACTCCCCGAAATTTATCAAACCCTCAAACATATTCAGCGCCACCTCGGCTTGGATCAATAA
- a CDS encoding AbrB family transcriptional regulator codes for MSQAATTPLVGKDLLQKVKELSDIPRRETARLCGYYTIKDGEVRVNLTDFYDALLEARGIPFNSETPKDGRGRDATYTVSVHKNGQIVIGSTYTKEMGLGTGDEFEIKLGYKHIHLIQVQENGKVTSWAESEEE; via the coding sequence ATGTCACAAGCAGCAACAACCCCGTTAGTCGGAAAGGATTTGCTTCAAAAAGTCAAAGAACTTTCAGATATTCCCCGGCGAGAAACCGCCAGACTGTGCGGGTATTACACCATAAAAGATGGTGAAGTCAGGGTGAATCTCACGGATTTTTATGATGCTTTACTGGAAGCGCGGGGAATTCCCTTTAATTCAGAGACTCCCAAAGACGGTAGGGGTCGGGATGCTACCTATACGGTCAGTGTTCACAAAAATGGTCAAATTGTGATCGGCTCGACTTATACTAAGGAAATGGGATTGGGAACAGGTGATGAGTTTGAGATTAAACTAGGATATAAACACATCCATCTGATTCAGGTCCAAGAAAACGGTAAAGTAACCAGTTGGGCTGAATCAGAGGAAGAATAG
- a CDS encoding radical SAM protein → MIDSTIALHPSFTPVYGPVSSWRYGRSLGIDPIGVVSSCSFNCVYCQLGEIEQKTSDRMIYVPCAEILTSLENFAPWSVDVITLSGSGEPTLAANLGEILTGIKTLTARPTLVLTNGTTLNDPQVRSDLAIADKVSIKLDGVSSDQLRRVNRPVPGIDFDHIIAGLLEFRQHYQGEIGIQTMLLSPWDESTRREYIRLITAVAPREIQLNTPTRPKPVQRQLDGRENHTSSANRPYQVRALRCVVPEILHHFAQEIEQKTGIMVRTAPIPATV, encoded by the coding sequence ATGATTGATTCGACAATTGCATTACACCCATCATTCACCCCGGTCTATGGTCCGGTGTCCTCCTGGCGTTATGGGCGATCGCTAGGAATTGACCCAATTGGGGTAGTTTCTAGCTGTTCATTTAACTGCGTTTACTGTCAGCTTGGGGAAATTGAACAGAAAACGAGCGATCGCATGATTTATGTACCATGCGCCGAGATTTTGACCAGCCTAGAAAATTTTGCCCCCTGGTCGGTAGATGTGATTACCCTCAGCGGTAGTGGTGAACCGACATTGGCGGCGAATTTGGGAGAAATTTTAACAGGAATTAAGACCTTGACCGCGCGCCCTACTCTAGTTCTGACTAATGGTACTACCTTAAATGACCCCCAGGTGCGATCGGATTTGGCGATCGCAGATAAAGTATCTATCAAACTAGATGGGGTATCATCAGACCAACTCAGACGGGTGAACCGACCTGTCCCCGGTATAGACTTCGACCACATTATCGCCGGACTACTGGAATTTCGCCAGCACTATCAGGGAGAAATAGGGATTCAAACCATGCTGCTTTCTCCTTGGGACGAGTCTACCAGAAGAGAGTATATTAGGTTAATAACTGCTGTTGCACCTAGGGAAATCCAATTAAACACCCCTACCCGTCCTAAACCAGTACAACGACAACTCGATGGTCGTGAAAACCATACATCAAGCGCCAATCGTCCTTATCAAGTGCGCGCGCTGCGTTGCGTAGTTCCCGAAATTCTGCACCACTTCGCCCAAGAAATTGAGCAAAAAACAGGTATTATGGTCAGAACCGCGCCAATTCCTGCCACAGTTTAA
- a CDS encoding DUF3318 domain-containing protein: MTSYATSTAKSEMSELRRLKSLLPPELQSWVTVEKTIEVNPLLIRSEEIGKDQVEIQIDLVRWEQLALDQRNLLFWHEVARIQNDTIPRDGWEMAALAIGLGGAVGELWVQDGLLLLLALALCGVSGYRLYQKNNGERTLIEAIEADEKAIAIASRFGYTLPNAYKSLGSALKTLIEQTPKKRQRARYEARLQALKRSAAKAKARVKGSSPDSSSSSSESIYG, translated from the coding sequence ATGACATCATACGCAACCTCGACCGCCAAATCTGAAATGAGCGAACTCCGGCGACTGAAAAGTTTGCTACCCCCTGAATTACAGAGTTGGGTAACTGTGGAGAAAACCATTGAGGTTAACCCGCTATTGATTCGCTCAGAAGAAATTGGCAAAGATCAAGTAGAGATTCAAATTGATTTAGTTCGCTGGGAACAACTAGCCCTAGACCAGCGTAACCTGTTATTTTGGCACGAAGTCGCCCGCATTCAAAATGATACTATCCCCAGAGATGGCTGGGAAATGGCAGCCCTGGCTATTGGTTTAGGGGGTGCGGTGGGAGAACTGTGGGTACAGGATGGACTGCTGTTATTGCTGGCTCTGGCTCTGTGTGGAGTTTCTGGCTATCGCTTGTATCAGAAAAATAATGGGGAGCGAACCCTTATCGAAGCGATCGAAGCTGATGAAAAGGCGATCGCGATCGCATCTCGTTTTGGTTATACACTCCCCAACGCCTACAAGAGCCTTGGTAGTGCCTTAAAGACGTTAATTGAACAAACACCCAAAAAGCGACAAAGAGCCCGTTATGAAGCACGTTTACAGGCTCTCAAGCGCAGTGCGGCTAAAGCTAAAGCCAGGGTGAAAGGTAGTAGTCCAGATTCTTCATCCTCCAGTTCCGAGAGCATTTACGGATAA
- a CDS encoding DUF3769 domain-containing protein codes for MGEPITRNWSDIYGNTGLYLIPNTGQRELEFPQNAIASSSSYGINSSQKFTHFDPHRPLYLAQTEPTPSEEIEIPVIPPTDLVEVTAAEQEFDQQRQIITARGNVRIRFRETLIEADQAQVNLSTRQTAARGNVALQRGEQLVQGSQMEYNFVRSTGVIYEARGVVVTQSTASDFDIEQPTNLTPAPIFSGSLSDTLTEAQPVTEVTTTGETQIQVTGAAFPQVGGTVNRLRFEAERIDIQPNGEWEATNIRITNDPFSPPELELRADNAQLRRISPLQDELLTSRSRLVFDQRFSIPLFRDRTIIDRRQREPSPLEFGYDLRDLDGYFVQWNLTPIEVGPLELKVAPQVLVQRAISESLSPLDPRFYGLNTRLSGRITPTTSIEGQLKISNFEDFPLLGENAYRGRLRVRQSLEDYTLTGEYSYRERIFNGTLGSQTVHRSFGAVLTVPNILIGPSGGYVNFQTGYQAIEANTDRFDLLEAERENDRISRQRFQTVGTLIYPIPLWNGSALPATASEGLRYTPRPVIPFVRLVGIARGVASLYSEDESQFYLSSSVGIQGQLGHFSRSYLDYTGFSVFYTQVAIDGASPFLFDRMVDQRILTLGLVQQIYGGLRGGVESAINLDSGLALNYEFTLEYSRRTHGVILRINPVQRLGSFSLRISDFNWTGDSPPFDD; via the coding sequence TTGGGTGAGCCCATTACCCGTAACTGGTCAGATATTTACGGGAACACGGGATTGTATCTAATTCCGAACACTGGACAAAGGGAATTAGAATTTCCCCAAAATGCGATCGCCTCCTCATCGAGTTACGGGATTAATAGCAGCCAAAAATTTACACATTTCGATCCCCATCGTCCCCTATACCTAGCCCAAACAGAACCTACCCCGTCAGAGGAGATTGAGATACCAGTAATTCCCCCCACAGACTTAGTAGAAGTCACAGCCGCCGAACAGGAATTTGACCAACAGCGACAAATCATCACGGCTAGAGGGAATGTCAGAATCAGATTTAGAGAAACCCTGATCGAAGCAGACCAAGCCCAAGTCAACCTTAGCACCCGTCAAACCGCCGCCAGGGGAAATGTCGCCCTACAAAGGGGGGAACAACTGGTTCAGGGGAGCCAGATGGAATATAACTTTGTGCGTAGTACCGGAGTCATCTACGAAGCGAGAGGAGTAGTTGTCACCCAATCGACCGCCTCTGACTTTGACATAGAACAACCAACCAACCTGACCCCTGCGCCCATTTTTTCCGGGTCTCTGTCAGATACCCTGACGGAAGCGCAACCAGTGACGGAAGTTACCACCACCGGAGAGACTCAAATCCAGGTAACTGGTGCTGCTTTCCCACAAGTTGGGGGGACTGTAAATCGTTTAAGGTTTGAAGCCGAACGCATCGATATTCAACCTAACGGAGAATGGGAGGCTACTAATATCCGCATTACTAATGACCCTTTTTCGCCCCCGGAATTGGAACTTAGGGCGGATAATGCTCAATTAAGGCGGATCTCTCCCCTACAAGATGAACTGCTGACAAGTCGATCGCGTCTAGTGTTCGACCAACGTTTCTCGATACCGCTATTTCGCGATCGCACTATTATTGACCGTCGCCAAAGGGAACCGAGTCCCCTAGAATTTGGCTATGACCTGAGAGACCTCGATGGTTATTTCGTCCAGTGGAACCTAACCCCCATTGAAGTAGGACCGTTAGAATTAAAAGTGGCTCCCCAGGTGTTAGTACAGCGGGCTATTTCGGAAAGTTTATCGCCACTTGACCCTCGATTTTATGGCTTGAACACCCGCTTATCTGGTCGCATTACCCCGACTACCTCTATAGAGGGACAGTTGAAAATTAGTAACTTTGAAGACTTCCCCCTACTAGGGGAAAACGCCTATAGGGGGAGATTAAGGGTTCGCCAATCATTAGAAGATTACACGCTCACCGGGGAATATAGCTATCGGGAACGGATATTTAACGGAACTCTGGGGTCACAAACGGTACACCGTAGTTTTGGCGCGGTTCTGACAGTACCTAATATCTTGATCGGACCATCAGGAGGATATGTTAATTTTCAAACCGGCTACCAAGCCATAGAAGCGAATACCGATCGCTTTGACCTTCTGGAGGCGGAACGCGAAAACGATCGCATCAGTCGCCAACGCTTTCAAACTGTTGGTACTCTGATCTATCCAATTCCCCTGTGGAATGGTTCGGCTCTCCCTGCTACGGCTTCCGAGGGACTCAGATACACTCCCAGACCTGTCATCCCCTTTGTGCGTCTGGTGGGAATTGCTAGAGGAGTGGCTAGTCTGTATTCTGAGGATGAATCCCAATTCTATCTTAGTAGTAGTGTGGGTATTCAAGGACAGCTAGGGCATTTTTCCCGCAGCTATCTGGACTATACGGGTTTCAGTGTATTCTATACTCAAGTGGCGATCGATGGTGCATCTCCCTTTTTATTCGATCGCATGGTAGATCAAAGAATCCTCACTTTGGGATTAGTTCAGCAAATTTATGGAGGGTTAAGGGGTGGTGTAGAATCAGCCATTAATTTAGATAGCGGTTTAGCCTTAAATTATGAATTTACCTTAGAATACAGTCGGCGCACCCATGGTGTCATCCTCAGAATTAATCCTGTCCAAAGACTGGGAAGTTTCAGTCTTAGGATTAGTGATTTTAACTGGACTGGGGATTCACCCCCTTTTGATGATTAG
- a CDS encoding phycobiliprotein lyase, which translates to MDIVEFFELSAGKWFSQRTVHNLTSGSLEAGKSNLVMEALSPDDAIVIDICSHHGVDTALVAKGLKLTWEGTIESNPDQQRGSAVLVPLVVSDSPLQGKLLQQGGDRQTQLMGRYLMGKDDVLTLWLESDQFKAEERIWYLIPNLRLRTSIVHYSNGLALASFCSEIRMGLK; encoded by the coding sequence ATGGATATTGTCGAATTTTTTGAGTTGAGTGCGGGAAAGTGGTTTTCTCAGCGGACTGTACACAATTTGACTTCCGGTAGCCTGGAGGCGGGTAAATCTAATTTGGTCATGGAAGCCCTTTCCCCTGATGATGCTATTGTTATAGACATCTGCTCCCATCATGGCGTTGACACGGCATTGGTAGCTAAGGGTTTAAAGTTGACTTGGGAAGGGACTATAGAATCAAATCCTGATCAGCAACGAGGTTCGGCGGTTTTGGTTCCCCTAGTCGTCAGCGACAGTCCCCTACAAGGAAAACTTTTGCAGCAGGGGGGCGATCGCCAGACTCAATTAATGGGTCGTTATCTCATGGGTAAGGATGATGTTTTGACTTTATGGCTTGAGTCTGATCAGTTTAAAGCTGAGGAGAGGATCTGGTATTTGATTCCTAATCTACGCCTGCGAACCAGTATTGTTCATTATAGTAATGGATTGGCTTTGGCTTCTTTTTGCTCGGAAATTCGCATGGGTTTAAAGTAA
- the petP gene encoding cytochrome b6f subunit PetP produces the protein MAIEIGQRVKVRRIRDRIPGNIVTQLKQNPFGTVKGFKMVDGSGIGFVVQFENSLSTWFFEDELENA, from the coding sequence GTGGCAATCGAAATCGGTCAACGAGTCAAAGTCCGGCGCATTAGAGATCGCATACCGGGAAATATCGTTACTCAACTCAAGCAAAATCCATTTGGAACTGTCAAAGGCTTTAAAATGGTCGATGGCAGTGGTATTGGTTTTGTCGTCCAATTTGAAAATAGTCTATCGACTTGGTTTTTTGAAGATGAGCTAGAAAATGCTTAA
- a CDS encoding Get3/ArsA fold putative tail anchor-mediating ATPase NosAFP, whose amino-acid sequence MAVILTFLGKGGTGRTTMAIATAKGLAAQGKRVLLATSDSGPGPSLLLGTPLTTTPTPVETNLKAVQFQCAALLESSWEQLKTLEAQYLRTPFFKNVYGQELGVLPGMDSALALNALREYDHSGDYDAIVYDGNNSQETLRMLGMPEILSWYIRRFRQVFLDSDLGKALSPFVQPIASTVLSVDISGDTFAGPTKEMSNVLEQGKSAVSDPNRVSAYLVTTEDEVARATASYLWGSAQQVGLTVGGILLNQSQQTSYLADSFAPLTVTAIPEAASNWETLIKALPDFSQATSAPRSISIDVARRHVTLFLPGFDKKQIKLTQYGPELTIEAGDQRRNILLPPSLTGQPVTGAKFQNGYLIVSL is encoded by the coding sequence ATGGCTGTGATTCTGACATTTTTGGGTAAGGGTGGTACAGGTAGAACTACAATGGCGATCGCCACCGCTAAAGGACTCGCCGCCCAAGGTAAAAGGGTTTTACTGGCCACCTCCGACAGCGGGCCAGGACCATCCCTGCTACTGGGAACTCCTTTGACTACGACACCCACCCCTGTAGAAACTAACCTAAAAGCAGTACAATTCCAGTGCGCTGCTTTACTGGAAAGCAGTTGGGAACAACTCAAGACACTAGAGGCGCAATACCTACGCACTCCCTTTTTTAAAAACGTCTACGGTCAGGAATTGGGGGTATTACCAGGAATGGATAGCGCCCTAGCCCTCAATGCCCTGAGAGAATATGATCATAGTGGCGATTATGATGCGATCGTCTATGATGGCAATAACAGCCAGGAAACATTAAGGATGCTGGGAATGCCAGAAATTCTCAGTTGGTACATCCGAAGATTTCGGCAGGTATTTCTGGACTCGGACTTAGGAAAAGCACTATCTCCATTTGTGCAACCCATTGCTAGTACGGTGTTAAGTGTGGATATCTCTGGGGATACCTTCGCCGGACCTACTAAAGAAATGAGCAATGTTCTGGAACAGGGAAAATCCGCAGTATCAGACCCTAACCGAGTTAGTGCTTATCTGGTGACTACGGAAGATGAAGTGGCGCGGGCTACGGCTAGTTACCTATGGGGAAGCGCTCAACAGGTAGGCTTAACTGTGGGTGGTATTCTCCTCAACCAGAGCCAACAAACCAGCTATTTGGCTGACAGCTTCGCCCCCCTGACGGTTACAGCCATTCCAGAAGCTGCTTCCAACTGGGAAACTTTAATCAAAGCCCTACCGGACTTTAGCCAAGCCACCAGCGCCCCGCGTTCCATCTCTATTGATGTCGCGCGCCGTCATGTCACCCTATTTTTACCAGGATTTGATAAAAAACAGATCAAACTCACCCAATATGGTCCTGAACTGACTATTGAGGCTGGAGATCAACGCCGTAATATTTTGCTACCTCCTTCCCTGACTGGTCAACCTGTAACTGGGGCTAAATTTCAAAATGGCTATCTGATTGTTTCTCTTTGA